A part of Periophthalmus magnuspinnatus isolate fPerMag1 chromosome 19, fPerMag1.2.pri, whole genome shotgun sequence genomic DNA contains:
- the nog2 gene encoding noggin-2, giving the protein MALSQTLLVYVFLCVHVGVSSQHYLRLRPSPSDHLPVPDLKEDPDPEYDPREQDLVERTLRRKLGSNFDPNFMSISSPITGNHSDTHMKPQGPMPNEIKKLDLTETPYGKRVKVGKKARRKFLQWLWTYTHCPVVYTWKDLGVRFWPRYIKEGNCFSERSCSFPEGMSCKPVKSINKIFLRWYCQGFAKHKYCTWIQVQYPIISECKCSC; this is encoded by the coding sequence ATGGCGCTCTCGCAGACGCTCCTAGTTTACGTGTTCTTGTGCGTCCACGTCGGGGTCTCCTCCCAGCATTACCTACGCCTGCGTCCATCGCCCAGTGACCACCTGCCAGTGCCTGACCTCAAGGAGGACCCGGACCCGGAGTACGACCCACGGGAACAGGACCTGGTGGAGAGGACTTTGAGGAGAAAGCTGGGCAGCAACTTTGACCCTAACTTCATGTCCATCAGCTCGCCCATAACGGGGAATCACTCGGACACACACATGAAGCCGCAGGGGCCGATGCCCAACGAGATTAAAAAGCTGGACCTCACTGAAACCCCGTATGGGAAGCGGGTCAAAGTGGGGAAGAAGGCGAGGAGGAAATTCCTGCAGTGGCTGTGGACCTATACGCATTGCCCTGTCGTGTACACTTGGAAGGATTTGGGCGTAAGGTTCTGGCCACGTTACATAAAAGAGGGGAATTGTTTCTCGGAGCGCTCGTGCTCCTTCCCAGAGGGCATGTCTTGTAAACCGGTCAAGTCTATCAATAAGATTTTTCTACGATGGTACTGTCAAGGCTTCGCCAAACACAAGTACTGCACGTGGATACAGGTGCAATACCCAATCATCTCAGAGTGCAAATGCTCGTGCTAA